The Gymnodinialimonas sp. 57CJ19 genome includes a window with the following:
- the cobO gene encoding cob(I)yrinic acid a,c-diamide adenosyltransferase has protein sequence MTDDNARHTEKMRKIKAARDKMMETKTEEKGLIIVHTGPGKGKSSSGFGMVMRSIQHGLGCAVVQFIKGDRDTGEKSFLRERFADECRFFVSGEGFTWETQDKERDIAAAQNGWKIAQEQILDPEIGFVLLDEINIALRYDYLDIDEVVDFLLHQKPRMTHVCLTGRNAKPELIEAADLVTEMTLVKHPFRDGVMAQKGVEF, from the coding sequence ATGACCGACGACAACGCCCGCCACACCGAGAAGATGCGCAAGATCAAAGCCGCGCGAGACAAGATGATGGAAACCAAGACCGAGGAGAAAGGTCTGATCATCGTCCACACCGGCCCGGGCAAGGGGAAGTCCTCTAGCGGGTTCGGCATGGTGATGCGGTCGATCCAACACGGGCTCGGCTGCGCTGTGGTGCAATTCATCAAAGGGGATCGCGACACCGGAGAGAAGTCGTTCCTGCGCGAACGCTTTGCCGATGAGTGCCGTTTTTTCGTGTCGGGCGAAGGCTTTACCTGGGAAACGCAGGATAAGGAACGTGACATTGCGGCGGCGCAGAACGGTTGGAAAATCGCGCAAGAGCAAATCCTCGATCCGGAGATTGGTTTCGTTCTGCTCGATGAAATCAACATCGCCCTGCGCTATGATTATCTGGATATCGACGAGGTGGTGGATTTTCTGCTGCACCAAAAGCCCCGGATGACCCATGTGTGCCTGACAGGCCGCAATGCCAAGCCGGAACTGATCGAGGCCGCCGATCTGGTGACCGAAATGACGCTGGTAAAGCACCCGTTCCGCGATGGGGTCATGGCGCAGAAAGGCGTGGAGTTCTGA